A section of the Oryza sativa Japonica Group chromosome 1, ASM3414082v1 genome encodes:
- the LOC4324302 gene encoding transcription factor MYB59, with protein sequence MVVAGKKQGRHSFSASSSSSSSSSCSVVQLGHHQRPQGEDPLIGIKAAAAGGGGIMRKGPWTEQEDVQLVWFVRLLGERRWDFLAKVSGLQRSGKSCRLRWVNYLHPGLKRGRMSPEEERMVVQLHAKLGNRWSRIAKSIPGRTDNEIKNYWRTHLRKLKLKQQKQQQSDDHHNDNDDDDDRNSSSSSSSSNSNSNLQQQPQPEDESSASGSLQAQHHEDQHQLFLHPLWNDDIIVDVDCWSSSTNVVAPPPMPASPLWDIDDAFFCSDYSLPLWG encoded by the exons ATGGTGGTGGCCGGCAAGAAGCAGGGACGGCATTCTTTTTCtgcatcatcatcgtcgtcttcgtcttcttcttGTTCAGTAGTGCAGCTGGGTCATCATCAGCGCCCACAGGGTGAGGACCCTCTCATCGGCatcaaagcagcagcagcaggaggaggaggaataaTGAGAAAGGGCCCGTGGACGGAGCAGGAGGACGTGCAGTTGGTTTGGTTCGTGCGGCTGCTGGGCGAACGGCGGTGGGATTTCTTAGCAAAGGTGTCAG GTTTGCAGCGCAGCGGGAAGAGCTGCCGTCTCCGGTGGGTGAACTACCTGCATCCAGGGCTGAAGCGAGGGAGGATGAGCcccgaggaggagaggatggtGGTGCAGCTCCACGCCAAGCTCGGCAACAGGTGGTCTCGCATCGCCAAGAGCATTCCTGGCCGCACCGACAACGAGATCAAGAACTACTGGCGCACCCACCTGCGCAAGCTCAAGCTCAAAcagcaaaagcagcagcagtccGACGACCACcacaacgacaacgacgacgacgacgaccgcaactcctcctcctcttcgtcctcctccaacagcaacagcaacctgcagcagcagccgcagccagAGGATGAGTCGTCGGCCAGTGGCAGCCTGCAGGCCCAACATCATGAGGACCAGCACCAACTGTTCCTTCATCCTCTCTGGAACGACGACATCATCGTCGACGTCGACTGCTGGAGCAGCAGCACCAACGTCGTCGCTCCGCCGCCGATGCCCGCCTCGCCGCTCTGGGATATCGATGACGCCTTCTTCTGCTCGGATTATTCGCTACCTCTCTGGGGATAG
- the LOC107275406 gene encoding agamous-like MADS-box protein AGL29 gives MAMQVAAPSRRRPSLGRQKIEIRRIESEEARQVCFSKRRAGFFKKASELSILCSADVAAVVFSPAGKAYSFGHPSVECLLERFLPDSSSGAAARVRRGANNNGGGGMVGELNRQYGELRAMVEAHKARRERADEKIEMERAAGRWLPMDADVRRMSPEELMAFGTGLMAVQAAVSARADQMLRDALLIGRRPPTTTTAGFGFFHMPHY, from the coding sequence ATGGCGATGCaggtggcggcgccgtcgcggAGGAGGCCGAGCTTGGGGCGGCAGAAGATCGAGATCCGGCGCATCGAGAGCGAGGAGGCACGTCAGGTGTGCTTCTCCAAGCGCCGTGCCGGCTTCTTCAAGAAGGCCAGCGAGCTGTCCATTCTGTGcagcgccgacgtggccgccgtcgtcttctcccCCGCCGGCAAGGCCTACTCCTTCGGCCACCCCTCCGTGGAGTGCCTCCTGGAGCGATTCCTGCCGGACTCGtcgtcgggagcggcggcgcgggtgcggCGAGGAGCGAATAataatggtggtggtgggatgGTCGGGGAGCTCAACAGGCAGTACGGCGAGCTGCGCGCGATGGTGGAGGCGCACAAGGCGCGGCGGGAGAGGGCGGACGAGAAGATAGAGATGGAGCgcgcggcggggaggtggctGCCCATGGACGCCGATGTGCGCCGCATGTCGCCGGAGGAGCTCATGGCTTTCGGGACGGGCCTCATGGCTGTGCAGGCTGCCGTCTCCGCGCGCGCCGACCAGATGCTGCGCGACGCGCTCCTCATTGGCCGCAggccgcccaccaccaccaccgccggcttCGGCTTCTTCCACATGCCACACTACTGA
- the LOC4324303 gene encoding probable aquaporin TIP1-2 yields the protein MPVSRIAVGAPGELSHPDTAKAAVAEFISMLIFVFAGSGSGMAFSKLTDGGGTTPSGLIAASLAHALALFVAVAVGANISGGHVNPAVTFGAFVGGNISLVKAVVYWVAQLLGSVVACLLLKIATGGAAVGAFSLSAGVGAWNAVVFEIVMTFGLVYTVYATAVDPKKGDLGVIAPIAIGFIVGANILAGGAFDGASMNPAVSFGPAVVTGVWDNHWVYWLGPFVGAAIAALIYDIIFIGQRPHDQLPTADY from the exons atgccGGTGAGCCGGATCGCGGTGGGCGCCCCCGGCGAGCTGTCCCACCCGGACACGGccaaggccgccgtcgccgagttCATCTCTATGCTCATCTTCGTCTTCGCCGGATCGGGATCCGGCATGGCCTTCA GCAAGctgacggacggcggcggcacgacgccGTCGGGGCTGATCGCCGCCTCCCTGGCGCACGCGCTGGCCCTgttcgtggcggtggcggtgggagcCAACATCTCCGGCGGGCACGTGAACCCGGCGGTGACATTCGGCGCGTTCGTGGGGGGGAACATCAGCCTGGTGAAGGCGGTGGTGTACTGGGTGGCGCAGCTGCTGGGGTCGGTGGTGGCGTGCCTGCTGCTCAAGATCGcgacgggcggcgccgccgtgggtgCCTTCTCGCTGTCGGCGGGCGTGGGCGCCTGGAACGCGGTGGTGTTCGAGATCGTCATGACCTTCGGCCTCGTCTACACCGTGTACGCCACCGCGGTGGATCCCAAGAAGGGCGACCTCGGTGTCATCGCCCCCATCGCCATCGGCTTCATCGTCGGCGCCAacatcctcgccggcggcgccttcGACGGCGCCTCCATGAACCCCGCCGTCTCCTTCGgccccgccgtcgtcaccggAGTCTGGGACAACCACTGGGTCTACTGGCTCGGCCCCTtcgtcggcgccgccatcgccgcgctcATCTACGACATCATCTTCATCGGCCAGCGCCCGCACGACCAGCTGCCCACCGCCGACTACtga